A single genomic interval of Spinacia oleracea cultivar Varoflay chromosome 6, BTI_SOV_V1, whole genome shotgun sequence harbors:
- the LOC110776739 gene encoding uncharacterized protein yields the protein MAASSHPVRSISLPARSHPTSLKIEETINKLKSRDIYQSDSTSCYTSGSDSIQLGLLNLVELYARVQELVSSLSSQHGKLVEEALESSVSLLDTCSIARDLISGFKEQVCDLQSALRRKGSSGTEKEINIYMSFRKKVSKEVSRCLKVLKQAEAKYGITAPLLDNDPSLVNLNRLLRETYTATIVVFKSLFLFLSTPTKPTKWSLISKLVTKNSISKEAVTQLNEVSGVDSAIQNESKVDVMLLRGKIQALDSSLQILEGEVGCLFRCLLQNRVSLLNILTQSI from the coding sequence atGGCTGCCTCTTCTCATCCTGTTCGATCCATTAGTTTACCTGCTAGATCTCATCCAACATCACTTAAAATCGAAGAAACCATTAATAAGTTGAAGTCTCGGGATATTTACCAATCTGATTCAACTTCCTGCTATACATCAGGATCTGATAGCATTCAGCTTGGTCTTCTTAACCTTGTTGAGTTGTATGCTCGTGTACAAGAACTTGTTAGCTCCCTTTCAAGCCAGCACGGGAAACTTGTTGAAGAAGCCTTAGAAAGCTCGGTATCATTGCTTGATACGTGTAGCATTGCAAGAGACCTCATCTCTGGGTTCAAGGAACAGGTCTGTGACTTACAGTCTGCTCTGCGTAGGAAAGGAAGCTCAGGTACCGAGAAAGAAATAAATATTTACATGAGTTTTAGGAAGAAGGTGTCAAAGGAAGTTTCAAGATGCCTTAAGGTGTTGAAGCAAGCAGAAGCCAAATATGGAATCACTGCTCCTCTGCTTGATAATGATCCTTCTTTAGTCAATTTGAATAGACTTCTAAGAGAAACTTACACCGCCACAATTGTTGTCTTTAAATCACTCTTCTTATTCTTGTCTACTCCAACTAAGCCAACCAAATGGTCATTAATCTCAAAACTCGTCACCAAAAATTCTATCAGCAAGGAAGCTGTCACCCAGCTCAATGAGGTTTCTGGTGTTGATTCAGCCATTCAGAATGAGTCAAAAGTAGACGTCATGCTATTAAGAGGAAAAATTCAAGCTCTAGATTCCAGCCTTCAGATTCTTGAGGGGGAAGTCGGCTGCCTCTTTAGGTGCTTACTACAAAATAGAGTGTCTCTCTTGAATATCCTCACTCAATCAATTTAG